Below is a genomic region from Zavarzinella sp..
GTTGGGAAAGCACGGTGATGGCCAGTGAAGAGCCCAAAGTGTTTGCGGCGAAGCAGGGCAGGTCGATTGCCACCTGGCAATTGCACGACCGTGAAGGGAAGCCCACGCTGGTCTATTTGAAGCGGCACTACCGCCAGCCCTGGCGAACGCGCCTTGCAGCACTGTTTTTCCCCAGGCGTGCCTGGACACCCGGACTGCAGGAATGGCACCACTTACAGTGGGCTACAGAGCACGGCTTCGCAGTGCCCACTGCTCTGGCAGCAGGAGAATATCTGTTGCCTGATGGCCAGTTGCACGGCTTTATTGCCATTCAAGAATTACAGGGCATGGTGGCACTGCACGAGGCAATTCCACGTGCGTATGACACGATGGCACCTGGCGATTTTCGACAGTGGAAAAGACAGTTGATCCGCATGCTGGCCGAGATGAGCATTGCGTTGCATCGCACTGATCATTTTCATCGCGACTGGTATCTGTGCCACTTTTACATTCCGGAAAACTGGATTGGTGCCACGCAATTTCCCGCCCACGAACAGATGTATGTGATTGATTTTCACCGTCTGATTCACAAACGCTGGCGGCGTACGTTTGGCATCGCGAAAGATCTAGGCCAACTGCTCTATTCCAGCGATTTGCCTGGCATCAGCACGCGGGACCGCCTGGAATTCTGGGCCCTGTATCGCAAATCGGTGCGTTGGCCACGATGGCTTCGCTGGTTAAGCATTCGCAAATGGCGTTTGTATCAGCGTCACGATAAACCCCACGGGTAGCTGAGATGAAGATCGGTTTGTGCTACGAAACAGTATTGCCCGCCCGAGGTGGGTGCGAGCACTACATTGGTGATCTTGCTCGTCGCCTGGCGAAAGACCACCACGAGGTGCATCTGTTTGCCTGCCGCTGGGAAGCAGCATCGTTGCCACCTGGCACTATTTATCATCAGATTCCCACCGTACGTGGGCCACGCTTTCTGCGACCATATCGCTTTGCAAAACGGGTGCTGCAGGCCCTGCACGATCAACCGGTGGATGTATCGATTGGATTTGATAAAACCTGGGGGCAGTCGATTCTATATCCGCAAGGTGGCCTGCACTCCGCTTCGCGCCGGCAG
It encodes:
- a CDS encoding lipopolysaccharide kinase InaA family protein, with translation MIPSFWKRRTHGYTKLEATDHWRSIAPAGWESTVMASEEPKVFAAKQGRSIATWQLHDREGKPTLVYLKRHYRQPWRTRLAALFFPRRAWTPGLQEWHHLQWATEHGFAVPTALAAGEYLLPDGQLHGFIAIQELQGMVALHEAIPRAYDTMAPGDFRQWKRQLIRMLAEMSIALHRTDHFHRDWYLCHFYIPENWIGATQFPAHEQMYVIDFHRLIHKRWRRTFGIAKDLGQLLYSSDLPGISTRDRLEFWALYRKSVRWPRWLRWLSIRKWRLYQRHDKPHG